Below is a genomic region from Helianthus annuus cultivar XRQ/B chromosome 2, HanXRQr2.0-SUNRISE, whole genome shotgun sequence.
tcacacaagaaacgaaaattgAGCAATTAGtatagatgtatatttgtatgctcggtaatggctcaaaactcacttttgtgggaaaagggttgtagtgtaaaaatgtatatataatcaaattttacaaaGATTTATCATGCCCCTTTTCGTAATTTTTCTAAATTGagtctttttatcacgacgctattagTTGTAAATttgcaaaaacataatttttagaaCTTTTTTTGCCCAATTAAACCAAgataagtaaaaaaatgaaaagaaaattttgaaaaagtttggggtgattagcggttccaaggcgagttttgtgtaaggcttgatTTAGGACAAACGAATTAAGGTTTTTATTATTCTCCCCCACACTTAAATCAcacattgccctcaatgtgtcCCCAATAGGATTTATTTTggaaaatgtgtaaaagtgtgaaaataagaaaaaaatttGTTACTGGCAATTGTAGCACGGGGCTAATTGTAGCACGGGGCGTGCTATggggacacagccccgtgtccaaagtgccagtaacaaatTGAATTCAGAAGACTTATAGTCGGGTGGCCACgtgggcgtgttgggtgagcacggcccgtgcCACCTTCTGGACAGAAAATATTTGACAATAGTAAGTTTGGCACGGGGGCGTGCTGGGTGAGCACGACCCCATGCTGCAACCACTGTTTTGCAGCTAAATGAGTCGGGAGGCCTCTGATTTATGTGCGTGGGTTCCAGTTTTCATCATCCATCTTCCTCTGTTGAGCGTGTCTTACTCCTACAAAGCTAAATACTCAAAAGAAAACATTAAACTAGATATTAAACTAAGATTTAGCTAATTTTAAACTAAGATTAAACTACTAAACTAATGGATAGTCCATGGAATGCCTCCATGGTGCGCCATGTTTATatgggtccttggctagacctaAAGCCGGTCAAATGTTACCCGTGCGGGATGACTCACATCCCGAGTTGTATCGTTGCAATGCATCATTTTAGCTTGAGCAATCGCGTTGAGGTATTTGACCGAATCATCCTCCGCTCGTTGCCCAACTTCAAACTTGATCTCTTTTTCACCAACCCTCAATGTTAGTTATCTGTCAATCATGTCCACCATCGCTCGTGCGGTGACAAGGAAGGGTCGTCCTAGTATGAGCGGGatttcggtgtcttcttccatgtcTAGGATAACAAAGTCGGCCGGAAAAATAAATTCTCCTACTTGTACCAATAAATTCTCTATGACACCTTGAGGGTATTTTACCGATCTATccgcaagttgtatgctcatctttGTAGGATGGGGCTTACCCAATCCTAGTCGGTTGAACATAGAAGCTGGCATTAAATTAATGCTAGACCCCAAGTCGGCTAGTGCATTGCTTATTGGCGATCCACCAATAGACCAAGGAAtggtgaaacttccgggatcaatcttcttttgggggAGCTTGTTGAGGAGTGCCGCCGAGCATTCTTCACTAAGTGTGACTTTTTGGATGGTTTTGATCTTCCTTTTGTGAGTGAGGAAGTCTCTCATGAACTTGGAATACTTTGGCATTTGAGTGAGTACTTCTACAAAAGGAAGATTGATGTAGACTTGTTTAAGCAAGCTCACGAACTTAGTAAATTGTTCGTCGGTCTTTTGCCAAAGTAAACAGTCGGGGTAAGGGATCGGAGGTGGTTTAGTTATGTTGGTGTTTTGGGGTTGAGTATTTTCTTTATTATTATCGGTAGGTGTTTTAGCATGGATTGGATCGGTTTGTTGTGGGGTTGGCTCAATCTCGGGTCCTACCTTTCGGCTTCTTAGATTGATTACATTTACTTgggcttttgggtttgtttcggtgtTACTCGGTAAGGCTCCTTGTGGTCTTTCGGCGAAATGTTGGGCTAGTTGACTAAATTGTTTTTCCATATTTTGGATACTAGCCCTTTGGTTTCTAATTTCTGCTTCAGTTTGTGAGAACCTTTCTGAGTATCTTTTATTGGATTCGGAGAAGAGGCGAGTGATGATATCTTCAAGCTTTTCTCTTCCTCCTTGTTTTTGTGATTAAAACCTTGTTGCTCATTTCGTGGTTGTTGAAAGTTAGATACTTGATTTTAATTTTGTTGGTTATTACCCCCCGATTCCCTCCAACTAAAGTTGGGATGATTACGTCACTTGTGAGTGAAAGTATTACTTTGAACTCTCGATGGTCGTGGCCGGTTATTTAGGTAATTTACCGCTTCCGTTTGATTTTCTTGATCTTTCATACAACTCTAGTTTTCTTGGGGGACGCCGCATCCTTTACAAGCCATAACCGAAGCCGTTTTGTTCAATTCaagtttcttttttttattagttAAGGTTTCGATTTGGGCTTGCAAAGAAGTGGATTCATCCACTTTGTGTGCCACTGAAAACTGTTTGAGCAAGTTcttcaatttgattataaatttcatcAGGTCGCCGATTCCCAAGGAGTCCCCCGGAGCCGGAATCAAGGATTTTCCTTGTGTGTGTGGCAAGAGTCCGTTGTAGaaggtggacacttgttgccaATGTTTAAGACCGAGATATGGGCACTTCcttaatagctccttgaacctttcccatgtCTCATACAAGGATTCCCCGTCTTCTTGAGAGTAGGTGTTAATCTCGGACATGAGTTTGgcagttttagcgggagggaaatattTGTAGAGAaatttttgggcaagttcatcccaaGTATGTACGGACCCACTTGGGAGGGTATTTAACCAAGCTTTCGCTCGTTCTTTGAGGGAAAAAAGGAACATACGGAGCCGAACGACATCGCTAGAGGCTCCGTTGATCCGGAAGGtgtcacatatttccaagaagttggtaatatgtaaatGAGGATCTTCATCGGCTAGGCCATGGAAAGTGGCGGAATTTGGGAGCATTTGGAGAATGTGTGGTCGAAGCTCAAAGTTATTAGCATCTAGATTAGGAGGGTTAATAGCGGTTCCAAAATTACCGACCGTAGGCCATCGGTAATCCATGAGAGTGCGTTGATCCACCATAGGGGGTTTTGGATCGAGGCTTTTTGTTGGTTTTTGCCTTTAAGTCATTTTCTTAAAAAGCGCTCGGGTGCGTCAAGTAGTACTTTTATGTCTTTGTTAGAGGTAGAGGTCATGCACCAAACTGTATTCCTGCGAATTATACAGAATTGTGTGATTTTctgcaaacaaaaacaaaaagaaagccTACTCAGAAGGGTAGTAGCCCCGTGCTGTGGCTGGCACGACCCGTGCTGTCCAAAATTTTTTTCTATTTTCAGGTTCCCAGATACTGGAAGTTCAACACAGCCCCATGCTCCtataacacggccccgtgtcaatTTTTCAGTAACAAGAAAACAGATTCTCCCAGATACTGCAGAtttaacacggccccgtgttgatcCTACACGACCCCGTGCTAAATCTTTAGAAAGCAGAATTTTaagagaaaaagagaaaaaaataaaaagaatggatagaaaatgattaggccgttaattttaagctttcttaaaatttttgtgtccccggcaacggcgacAAAAACCTGACGTGCGTGCGGGTGTCTATATTATTAGttatatttttagctctttttactcgccgatttcaacatataaatttataaaacatgatattctactatcactctacacacacgctagggcaagtgcacccatcgtggacgtagtatagtgatgacaagatactgaggtcgtccaaggacacaagagcttttaataccggcttatcgtcaacgtctaattgAACCAAACATTGAGAAAAGATTTTTGAactaataaaaagaaaaaaaacagaaaataaaataaaataaaaatagatagacaagaaagaatcacttggatccgacttatctttcatgtacccttttgatgatttccgcactttggacattttaagagattattttagttatagtagtaggcccctctctTGAAGCCGGCGTTACCCTCAagctagtggtttgagtcagcaaggatataatCCCACTAGGTCTGAAtatgaaagataattaagtaagttattaatgcaaaatgtggtgggcccccttccaggcagcgatCACGCTCAACccgttggtctgagtcagcagggatacagtcctcgcggggttggtttaaagttttaatagtagtttgtaaataagggattcaagcggtTTCTTACTCTTAGTCGCGCCAGTCATTCCCGGCCAATCCATGGAGTAGTACTAAACTTGAACtaggttctcgcaggatctacacattgaacgagacatagaattacccaaccacccttctaactcccttccaagtagttaacatgctttatatagaccgtaaagacatgaatatGTGAATAAACGACATATGAAGAATGGTTGAATAAAttgccttcaatataaaaaaactaattattaaagtcattaatacatacccaattaaaaagttgtcaaagattggaaatcataaaagatatacataaaagatatgtcttcaccaagtgatgtaagaatttagccaagcatggactttgtttgacaaagattcttcctctcaatcttggatcccgagactacacacACTCTCTAAAAGATGtaaaatggatgatggtggtggatgatggtggtggatgattgtgttgtagtggtggtggagtggtggcaagtgagagagaagtggtttgccaagggatggtttgaaGTGGAACCAAGCAATTCTATTTATAGCAGAAATCAAAAGCTTCACCACGGCCCGTGCCAgcctggcacggccccgtggccatctCTCTTTCTCTTCCTCATTAACTGCTTGTCAAATAttgtactaacacggccccgtCTGTCAATGCCACGGCCCGTGGCCAAAGTACTTGTTGTACTATCGCAAATTTGGAAAATCTTTGAGTTGACCACGCCTCGTGTTGGCTTAGCATGGCCCCGTGTCGGCTGCCAGTTTTATCCTTTGCAGTTGTCTTCGTTTCTGCACAGCATCCATCTTCGGACACGGCCCATGTCtgatggacacggccccgtgtcaagtCTTCTGTTATTGCTATATTGTGATTTGGATGTGAATCAGGGCTTGGCGAGTTGCGGCAATTCCTCCTTCTTTacatttatgttggtttttgctgtctttttgctccttttgcaaatttaagctcttttaaccctgaaaatcaaTAAGGAACGAAAACAcgagctttttccaacattagtactaaaaaagggttgcTTTTACACCATAtatgatataatttatatgttgtattttaatcaCATCACTTATCCTTCAAGCGCGCGTCCATTCCAAGTTTACCGCTTGAAGATTCAACCGCTTTGCCAATAGAGTTCGATCAACATCGTGTTTAGAAGTCGTATTATCTCTTATCACACGTAATTCATCAAATTAGCCAGTTATGCGTTTCTTTCAGAATTTCAACATATCAACATTCATTTAGGCGTTTTAACAAGCACCTTGCGGGCAAGATTTTTATACATCTTTTATCTAGTTCATGACtatttttaaccaagttttagtCATCAAAATTAAGCCCTTATGTCTAGTATTCATGAACAATATGAAGAACTTGCATCATAACATCAGTTTTCACAATTTTGATAGTCAAATTCATGTGTTcatcatatttttataaaaacccaCTTAACATATATATGGGTGAtcatcaaatccctagttttCAACTCTAATTCATGaagttttcaactagggtttgtttctagaCATGGATTCAACACAATATCACTCATACATTCTACATTCATTCCAGAATTGCGATTATGTGTGTTCATCACAAATTCAAGGTATCACCAAAAGatgaaatttgacataccttgtgatcctctAACTTGAGTGATCACTAAATTCAGCTTGGTTTTGATTTAGATTCGTTTTTTCTTCTGGAATTTGGTTGAATTTCGTGAATTAGGGTTCTAGGAAGAGAACCCCTTTTGTGCTCTGTGTAATcttcgaccagaacacacacatgTATGTGTTTTGGTatctttttaatttatttttaattaaaacattCTTTCATAAATTTCCCTTTTAGTCCCTCTAGGT
It encodes:
- the LOC110893291 gene encoding uncharacterized protein LOC110893291; its protein translation is MEKQFSQLAQHFAERPQGALPSNTETNPKAQVNVINLRSRKVGPEIEPTPQQTDPIHAKTPTDNNKENTQPQNTNITKPPPIPYPDCLLWQKTDEQFTKFVSLLKQVYINLPFVEVLTQMPKYSKFMRDFLTHKRKIKTIQKVTLSEECSAALLNKLPQKKIDPGSFTIPWSIGGSPISNALADLGSSINLMPASMFNRLGLGKPHPTKMSIQLADRSVKYPQGVIENLLVQVGEFIFPADFVILDMEEDTEIPLILGRPFLVTARAMVDMIDR